The following are encoded together in the Sphingomicrobium clamense genome:
- a CDS encoding TonB-dependent receptor plug domain-containing protein, protein MAWRKYWSTTAGIALMACALPEAVHAQDAADARTTRSFSAADFERFAPRAALDMVRQIPGFSIKGGSDGDGFFGGGDADRGLGQATQNILLNGQRVSGKANDAAATLSRIDAADVIRIEVVDGATLDIPGLTGEVANIVYRASAIGGTFSWEPFFRKRIGHSILVGEAAIGGRSGKTEWNASIKSDRSFRGNFGPEWVLLPDGERFLLRDEFSRFKINRPSLAASLSHEADNGNIFNANLSAGLSFLKTRQEGEIFDPVDPIGEELSLSDRRGWEGELGLDYDLALGVGRLKLIGLQRFDKNPSERTFIDIDGYTSEFNQTTLAKESVVRSEYRWGSEVDWQVSVEGAYNMLDSEAALFVTPEGGVRSEIPLPGANALVTEKRAEAILSYGRPIADGLTLQLNLGGEYSRLSVDGEAGTSARSYWRPKGSALLAWRVSPSMSVNAEIERKVDQLSFGDILATVDLAENTNRATNIALVPSQRWRGALSLTKSFDGWGTISPYAEINFIEDIVETIPISPTEEALGNVPSARTFTLGGQATLELAALGWNGARLELEGEWVDSSIDDPLLLVARPISSLRDYRFEIALRHDIPATNWAWGGEIGASRRNANYRLNQVSFRYDDGLEGQIFIENKDVAGLTVRATIDNLFNRRDAEWRDVYVDRRDGPLAFREESLKPFGRILELLVKGSF, encoded by the coding sequence ATGGCGTGGCGTAAATATTGGAGCACGACAGCGGGCATTGCGCTCATGGCTTGCGCGCTCCCCGAAGCCGTCCATGCCCAGGATGCTGCCGACGCGCGCACGACGCGCAGCTTCTCGGCCGCCGACTTCGAACGATTCGCGCCGCGCGCCGCGCTCGACATGGTGCGACAGATACCGGGCTTCTCGATCAAGGGCGGGTCGGATGGCGACGGCTTCTTCGGGGGCGGCGATGCCGATCGCGGGCTCGGCCAGGCCACCCAGAATATCCTGCTCAACGGGCAGCGCGTGTCGGGCAAGGCCAACGATGCCGCCGCAACGCTCAGCCGTATCGACGCCGCCGACGTCATTCGCATCGAAGTGGTCGACGGCGCGACGCTCGACATCCCCGGCCTGACCGGCGAAGTCGCCAACATCGTCTACCGCGCCAGCGCGATCGGCGGGACCTTTTCGTGGGAGCCCTTCTTCCGCAAGCGGATCGGCCATTCCATCCTTGTGGGCGAAGCCGCCATCGGCGGGCGCAGCGGCAAGACCGAATGGAATGCCAGCATCAAGTCCGACCGCTCCTTCCGCGGCAATTTCGGCCCCGAATGGGTGCTTTTGCCCGATGGCGAGCGGTTCCTGCTGCGCGACGAATTCTCGCGCTTCAAGATCAACCGCCCGAGCCTCGCCGCCTCGCTCTCGCACGAAGCGGATAACGGCAACATCTTCAACGCCAACCTTTCGGCAGGCCTGTCTTTCCTGAAGACGCGGCAGGAGGGTGAAATCTTCGACCCCGTCGACCCGATCGGCGAGGAGCTGTCGCTCTCCGACCGTCGCGGCTGGGAAGGCGAACTGGGTCTCGATTATGATCTCGCGCTGGGCGTCGGGCGGCTCAAACTCATCGGGCTCCAGCGCTTCGACAAGAATCCCTCGGAACGCACCTTCATCGACATCGACGGCTACACGAGCGAGTTTAACCAGACCACGCTGGCGAAAGAAAGCGTCGTGCGCAGCGAGTATCGCTGGGGCAGCGAGGTCGACTGGCAGGTCAGTGTCGAGGGCGCCTACAACATGCTCGACAGCGAGGCGGCGCTGTTCGTCACGCCCGAAGGCGGCGTGCGGTCCGAAATCCCGCTGCCCGGCGCCAACGCCCTCGTCACCGAGAAACGCGCCGAAGCGATCCTGAGCTATGGACGCCCGATCGCCGACGGCCTGACGCTGCAGCTCAACCTCGGCGGGGAATATTCGCGGCTTTCGGTTGACGGCGAAGCCGGGACAAGTGCGCGCAGCTACTGGCGCCCAAAAGGCTCGGCGCTGCTCGCCTGGCGCGTCTCGCCGTCCATGTCGGTCAATGCCGAGATCGAGCGCAAGGTCGACCAGCTCAGCTTCGGCGACATCCTTGCCACGGTCGATCTGGCCGAAAACACCAATCGAGCGACCAATATCGCGTTGGTGCCGTCGCAACGCTGGCGCGGCGCGCTCTCGCTGACCAAGTCGTTCGACGGCTGGGGCACGATCAGCCCCTATGCCGAGATCAACTTCATCGAAGATATCGTCGAGACGATCCCGATCTCGCCGACCGAAGAAGCGCTCGGCAATGTGCCTTCGGCAAGGACCTTCACGCTCGGCGGGCAAGCCACCCTCGAACTCGCCGCGCTCGGCTGGAACGGTGCTCGGCTCGAACTGGAAGGCGAATGGGTCGACAGCAGCATCGACGATCCGCTGCTTCTCGTCGCGCGGCCGATCAGCTCGCTGCGCGACTATCGCTTCGAAATCGCGCTGCGCCACGACATTCCCGCGACGAACTGGGCGTGGGGCGGCGAGATCGGCGCCAGCCGACGCAACGCCAACTACCGCCTCAACCAGGTGTCGTTCCGCTACGACGACGGCCTCGAGGGTCAGATCTTCATCGAGAACAAGGACGTCGCGGGGCTAACGGTGCGCGCGACCATCGACAATCTCTTCAACCGCAGGGACGCCGAGTGGCGCGACGTCTATGTCGACCGGCGCGACGGTCCGCTCGCCTTTCGCGAAGAGTCGCTCAAGCCCTTCGGGCGCATCCTCGAACTGCTCGTCAAAGGCAGTTTCTAG
- a CDS encoding TonB-dependent receptor plug domain-containing protein has product MKSEKPIWVLASASLMTFSTPAYAGEGDVETAPPEGVEAEADEEAVLESGDYAASVELKGSLQDQANRVFTKADFERFAPRTALDMVSRIPGFSISGGNGGGQRGLGQASQNILLNGQRVSAKSNDAATTLSRIDADDVIRIEVVDGATLDIPGLTGEVANILYRASEMGGTFEWTPQFRKRVGHSILVGELALNGRKGNTEWNASITADRRFQGHWGPETVFDPDGDILLRRDEFGRYPQNRSGVAASLAREADNGNKLNLNASAGLRHFANRIEGDVFDGTDLFLGSEVADNDFNGYDLELGGDYEFALASGRLKLIGLQRFESRPGENRFTNLDGDVSEFIVDRLGRESVVRSEYRWGDKADWQVSLEGALNTLDSEAELLFTPVGGSVIDIPVPGANATIKEKRAEAILSYGRPIAEGLTLQLNLGGEYSRISVDGDAGSGARTYWRPKGSVSLAWRASPSLAVNAEVERRVDQLSFFDFLAAVDIANDTNRATNISLVPSQRWRGRIEATKTFEGIGAINPFFEFAFIEDKIEIVPISSTEEALGNVDSASAFWAGVQGTLELNKLGWKGARLGFNASAQKTYIDDPLLGDERDISQVLDYFVSANIRHDIPETNWAWGVEVNRNRMTPFYRLDQVSFRYNTGVQGNVFVENKDVAGLTIRAAVINLFDSKDGFWRDVYADRRDGPLAFREEQLREYGRIFQLSVKGNI; this is encoded by the coding sequence ATGAAGAGCGAGAAACCGATCTGGGTGCTGGCCAGCGCCAGCCTGATGACATTTTCAACACCGGCGTATGCGGGCGAAGGCGATGTGGAGACCGCCCCGCCCGAGGGCGTCGAAGCCGAGGCCGACGAAGAGGCGGTGCTGGAAAGCGGCGACTACGCCGCGAGCGTCGAACTAAAGGGTAGCCTGCAGGACCAGGCCAACCGCGTGTTCACGAAGGCCGATTTCGAACGCTTCGCCCCGCGCACCGCGCTCGACATGGTGTCGCGCATTCCCGGTTTTTCGATTTCAGGCGGCAATGGCGGAGGCCAGCGCGGGCTCGGCCAAGCGAGCCAGAATATCCTCCTCAACGGGCAGCGTGTTTCGGCCAAGTCGAACGATGCAGCGACGACGCTCAGCCGGATCGATGCCGACGACGTCATCCGCATCGAGGTGGTCGACGGCGCGACGCTCGACATTCCGGGACTCACCGGCGAGGTTGCCAATATTCTATACCGCGCGAGTGAAATGGGCGGGACGTTCGAATGGACGCCGCAATTTCGCAAGCGCGTGGGCCATTCCATCCTGGTCGGCGAGCTCGCGCTCAACGGGCGCAAGGGCAATACCGAATGGAATGCCAGCATCACTGCCGACCGCCGCTTCCAGGGCCATTGGGGTCCGGAAACCGTGTTCGATCCCGACGGCGACATCCTGCTGCGCCGCGACGAATTCGGGCGCTATCCGCAAAACCGCTCGGGCGTCGCCGCGTCGCTCGCGCGCGAGGCGGATAATGGCAACAAGCTCAACCTCAACGCATCGGCCGGCCTGCGCCACTTCGCCAACAGGATCGAAGGCGATGTGTTCGACGGCACCGACCTGTTTCTCGGCAGCGAGGTCGCCGACAACGACTTTAACGGCTACGACCTTGAACTGGGCGGAGACTATGAGTTCGCGCTCGCGTCGGGCCGGCTCAAACTCATCGGCCTGCAGCGCTTCGAATCGCGCCCGGGCGAGAACCGTTTCACCAACCTCGACGGCGACGTCAGCGAGTTCATCGTCGACCGCCTCGGCCGCGAGAGCGTCGTGCGCAGCGAATATCGCTGGGGCGACAAGGCCGACTGGCAGGTCAGCCTCGAAGGCGCGCTCAACACGCTCGACAGTGAGGCGGAGCTGCTCTTCACGCCCGTCGGCGGTTCGGTCATCGACATCCCGGTCCCCGGCGCCAACGCCACGATCAAGGAAAAGCGCGCCGAAGCGATCCTGAGCTACGGACGCCCGATCGCCGAGGGGCTGACGCTCCAGCTCAACCTGGGCGGCGAATATAGCCGGATTAGCGTCGACGGCGATGCCGGGAGCGGCGCGCGCACTTACTGGCGGCCCAAAGGCTCGGTTTCGCTCGCATGGCGCGCATCGCCCTCGCTCGCGGTCAATGCCGAGGTCGAACGCCGCGTCGACCAGCTGAGCTTCTTCGACTTCCTCGCCGCGGTCGACATCGCCAACGACACCAACCGTGCGACCAATATCTCGCTCGTTCCCTCGCAGCGCTGGCGCGGGCGGATCGAAGCGACCAAGACCTTCGAGGGGATCGGCGCGATCAATCCTTTCTTCGAGTTTGCCTTCATCGAGGACAAGATCGAGATCGTGCCGATTTCCTCGACCGAGGAAGCGCTCGGCAACGTCGACAGCGCGTCGGCCTTCTGGGCGGGCGTGCAAGGGACGCTCGAACTCAACAAGCTCGGCTGGAAGGGTGCGCGGCTCGGATTCAACGCCAGCGCGCAGAAAACCTACATCGACGATCCGCTGCTCGGCGACGAGCGCGACATCAGCCAGGTGCTCGACTATTTCGTGTCGGCCAACATCCGCCACGACATTCCCGAAACCAACTGGGCATGGGGCGTCGAGGTCAATCGCAACCGCATGACGCCCTTCTATCGGCTCGACCAGGTCAGCTTCCGCTACAATACGGGCGTCCAGGGCAACGTCTTTGTCGAGAATAAGGATGTCGCCGGGCTCACAATCCGCGCCGCGGTCATCAACCTGTTCGACAGCAAGGACGGATTCTGGCGCGACGTCTATGCCGACCGGCGTGACGGACCGCTGGCCTTCCGCGAGGAGCAGCTGCGCGAATATGGCCGCATCTTCCAGCTCTCGGTGAAGGGCAATATCTAG
- the feoB gene encoding ferrous iron transporter B, which produces MRTIAVAGNPNAGKSALFNALTGARQKVGNYPGVTVERHVGRLVLDGAGETRIVDLPGAYGLEASSPDEEVTRSVLLGEREYEDKPDALVIVLDASNLDNHLRFALELIDLRIPTVVALNMIDLAARDGLELDAAKLSAELGVPVVETVAVRRRGLDQLKAAIGEALAHPKDAKADEHFPDEAINRQRRARDIALASIVSETPVRRMTHRLDGLFLHPIAGPIILAVILFTIFQAVFAWAAPPADFLEGAVIGMGEWVAATLPDSWFKSMIIDGLFAGVGAVVVFLPQILILFLFILVLESSGYMVRAAFLMDRLMGSVGLNGRAFIPLLSSFACAVPGIMATRTIDDPKDRLTTILISPLMTCSARLPVYALIIAAFIPNRDVGPGIGLQGLVLFGLYVAGILGALIVALVLRKFVVKGTGGGFLMELPKYQMPIIRDVLIGLWQRAMIFLKRAGTIILATTIILWALASFPKAGPGESQVEASIAGKIATGIEVVVEPIGFNRDISLALLPAMAAREVAVAAIGTVYALDAEEDEGLQTLEERLAGRWSLATALAFLAWFVFAPQCISTIAVTKRETNGWKWPLFMTGYLFAIAYVAAGITYWTAVAFGLG; this is translated from the coding sequence ATGAGAACGATTGCCGTCGCCGGTAACCCCAATGCCGGCAAGTCCGCCTTGTTCAACGCGCTCACCGGCGCGCGGCAGAAGGTCGGCAATTATCCCGGCGTGACGGTCGAACGCCATGTCGGACGGCTGGTGCTCGACGGCGCTGGCGAGACACGCATCGTCGACCTTCCCGGCGCCTACGGGCTTGAGGCGAGCAGCCCTGACGAGGAAGTCACCCGCTCGGTCCTGCTCGGCGAACGTGAATATGAGGACAAGCCCGATGCGCTGGTCATCGTGCTCGATGCCTCGAACCTCGACAATCACCTGCGGTTCGCGCTCGAGCTGATCGACCTGCGCATCCCGACCGTGGTCGCGCTCAACATGATCGACCTCGCCGCGCGCGACGGGCTCGAACTCGACGCTGCCAAGCTGTCGGCAGAATTGGGCGTGCCGGTCGTCGAGACCGTGGCGGTCCGTCGCCGCGGGCTCGACCAGCTCAAAGCCGCGATCGGCGAGGCGCTTGCGCATCCCAAAGACGCCAAGGCGGACGAACATTTCCCCGACGAAGCGATCAATCGCCAGCGGCGCGCGCGCGACATTGCACTGGCCTCGATCGTCTCGGAAACCCCGGTCCGGCGCATGACGCACCGGCTCGACGGGCTGTTCCTGCATCCGATTGCAGGCCCGATCATCCTCGCCGTCATCCTGTTCACCATTTTCCAGGCGGTGTTCGCCTGGGCAGCGCCGCCCGCCGATTTCCTCGAAGGCGCGGTGATCGGCATGGGCGAATGGGTCGCGGCAACGCTCCCCGACAGCTGGTTCAAGTCGATGATCATCGACGGGCTGTTCGCGGGGGTGGGCGCGGTGGTCGTCTTCCTGCCGCAGATCCTGATCCTGTTCCTCTTCATCCTCGTGCTCGAAAGTTCGGGCTACATGGTCCGCGCCGCCTTCCTGATGGACCGGCTGATGGGCTCGGTGGGCCTTAACGGGCGCGCGTTCATCCCACTCCTATCGAGCTTCGCCTGTGCGGTCCCGGGTATCATGGCTACGCGCACGATCGACGATCCGAAGGACCGGCTGACGACGATCCTGATTTCGCCGCTGATGACCTGCAGCGCACGACTTCCCGTCTATGCGCTGATCATCGCCGCCTTCATCCCTAATCGCGATGTCGGCCCCGGCATCGGGCTGCAGGGGCTGGTGCTGTTCGGGCTTTATGTCGCGGGCATATTGGGCGCGCTCATCGTCGCGCTCGTGCTGCGCAAGTTCGTGGTAAAGGGCACGGGCGGCGGCTTCCTGATGGAGCTGCCCAAATACCAGATGCCCATCATTCGCGACGTGCTCATTGGATTGTGGCAGCGCGCGATGATCTTTTTGAAGCGCGCGGGCACGATCATTCTCGCAACGACTATCATCCTGTGGGCGCTGGCCAGCTTCCCCAAGGCGGGGCCGGGCGAAAGCCAGGTCGAAGCCTCGATCGCGGGCAAGATCGCCACCGGGATCGAAGTCGTGGTCGAGCCCATCGGCTTCAACCGCGACATCAGCCTCGCCCTGCTGCCCGCGATGGCGGCGCGCGAAGTGGCGGTCGCGGCGATCGGCACGGTCTACGCGCTCGATGCGGAAGAGGATGAGGGGTTGCAGACGCTCGAGGAGCGGCTCGCGGGCCGCTGGAGCCTCGCGACCGCGCTGGCCTTCCTCGCCTGGTTCGTGTTCGCGCCGCAATGCATCTCGACCATCGCGGTGACCAAGCGCGAGACGAACGGGTGGAAATGGCCGCTCTTCATGACCGGTTATTTGTTCGCGATCGCCTATGTCGCGGCGGGCATCACCTATTGGACCGCTGTAGCCTTCGGCCTAGGATAG
- a CDS encoding FeoA family protein, giving the protein MTEMTPCDALALDQLPLGTAATVAAIDWAGLTDGDAMRLKHFGFDEGVRVEPLHLGPFGRDPLAIKVGRMTVAIRRRHAAAVKVVPLAA; this is encoded by the coding sequence ATGACTGAGATGACGCCCTGTGACGCGCTGGCGCTCGACCAGCTTCCCCTCGGGACCGCTGCGACGGTTGCTGCGATCGACTGGGCGGGGCTCACCGATGGCGATGCGATGCGATTGAAGCATTTCGGCTTTGACGAGGGGGTACGGGTCGAACCGCTCCACCTCGGCCCGTTCGGGCGCGATCCGCTGGCCATCAAGGTCGGGCGCATGACCGTCGCCATCCGCCGCCGCCACGCCGCGGCCGTCAAAGTCGTCCCCCTCGCTGCGTGA
- a CDS encoding COQ9 family protein gives MTPLEKIRAELALKVGENAVFDGWKQEAVDSAAAQLDIDRDKARLAFPKRPEAMVAAWIEAVDAEMARRQPPEKLADLRVTERIRTLIWTRLEIAGDAREAVRQGLSILSMPQNIGLGLSTAWHSADVMWRLAGDTATDFNHYSKRTILAGVYGATLLSWLDDDSEGWTETAAFLDRRLADVGKFEKLKAQWRKGQARRPSFVRFAGRLRYPPR, from the coding sequence ATGACACCGCTCGAGAAGATCCGCGCCGAGCTGGCGCTCAAGGTCGGCGAGAACGCCGTGTTCGACGGCTGGAAGCAGGAAGCGGTCGATAGCGCCGCAGCCCAGCTCGACATCGACCGGGACAAGGCGCGACTAGCCTTTCCGAAGCGGCCCGAGGCGATGGTCGCGGCGTGGATCGAGGCGGTCGACGCCGAAATGGCGCGGCGCCAGCCGCCCGAGAAACTGGCCGACCTGCGGGTCACCGAGCGTATCCGCACGCTGATCTGGACGCGGCTTGAAATTGCGGGCGACGCGCGCGAAGCGGTTCGCCAGGGCCTTTCGATCCTGTCCATGCCGCAAAATATCGGGCTCGGCCTCTCCACCGCCTGGCACAGCGCCGACGTGATGTGGCGGCTCGCGGGCGATACCGCGACCGACTTCAATCATTATTCGAAGCGGACAATCCTTGCGGGTGTCTATGGCGCGACGCTCCTGAGCTGGCTAGACGATGACAGCGAAGGCTGGACCGAAACCGCCGCCTTCCTCGACCGGCGGCTCGCCGATGTCGGCAAGTTCGAGAAACTGAAGGCGCAATGGCGCAAGGGTCAGGCGCGCCGTCCCAGTTTCGTGCGCTTCGCCGGCCGCCTGCGCTACCCGCCGCGTTAA
- a CDS encoding DMT family transporter has translation MGARFSSPAIAFAALMTASAALALGPWLVRAAEVGAVAAGFWRLSLAVPMLGALALALGQSLAPPPGRLLGLLALGAFFFAADLAAWHEGIHLTKMGNATLFGNFGSFMFAVYGLVLARRWPHVRQVAALALAVLGAVALLSSSLELGLDHVHGDLLSLAAGILYGLYLIAVDKVRPEMEPLPLIFWASLFGSLFILPMAMATGEPLVPGRWDIVALLALSSQVVGQGLLIFAIGRLPQLVIGLGLIAQVAVSAGLGWLIYEEAFAPLDWIGAAAIVVALVIVRLRKPPIVPMSGS, from the coding sequence ATGGGCGCGCGATTCTCCTCACCTGCCATTGCATTCGCGGCGCTGATGACCGCGTCGGCGGCGCTGGCGCTGGGTCCGTGGCTGGTCCGCGCGGCCGAGGTGGGCGCGGTGGCGGCGGGCTTCTGGCGCTTGTCGCTGGCAGTGCCGATGCTGGGTGCGCTAGCGCTGGCGCTCGGCCAATCGCTCGCGCCGCCGCCAGGACGGTTGCTTGGGTTGCTGGCGCTGGGGGCCTTCTTCTTCGCCGCCGATCTCGCCGCGTGGCACGAGGGCATCCACCTGACCAAAATGGGCAATGCGACGCTGTTCGGAAACTTCGGCAGCTTCATGTTTGCGGTTTACGGGCTGGTGCTCGCGCGGCGCTGGCCGCACGTCCGCCAGGTGGCGGCGCTCGCGCTGGCGGTGCTCGGCGCGGTGGCGCTTCTCTCCAGCAGCCTCGAACTCGGTCTCGACCATGTCCATGGCGACCTGCTGAGCCTCGCGGCGGGCATTCTCTATGGCCTCTATCTGATCGCGGTCGACAAGGTCCGTCCGGAAATGGAGCCGCTGCCGCTGATCTTCTGGGCCAGCCTGTTCGGCAGCCTCTTCATCCTGCCCATGGCAATGGCGACCGGAGAGCCGCTGGTGCCCGGGCGTTGGGATATCGTGGCGCTGCTGGCGCTCTCCAGCCAGGTCGTCGGGCAGGGGCTGCTGATCTTCGCAATCGGGCGCTTGCCGCAACTGGTGATCGGGCTCGGCCTGATCGCGCAGGTTGCGGTGTCGGCGGGGTTAGGCTGGTTGATCTACGAGGAGGCCTTTGCACCGCTCGACTGGATCGGCGCTGCCGCGATCGTGGTCGCGCTTGTCATCGTACGCTTGCGAAAACCGCCCATCGTCCCCATGTCCGGGTCATGA
- a CDS encoding alkene reductase: MPSLFDPVAIGDIDCPNRIVMAPLTRGRADKDGVHSDLAVEYYRQRASAGLIITEATGISREGLGWPYAPGLWSEAQVEGWKPVTEAVHEAGGRIVAQLWHMGRLVHPDLGGGQPVSASATAGPHRLHTYEGKKDPVEARALSVDEIARVVEDYAHAARNAMAAGFDGVQIHGANGYLIDQFLRANERDDEYGGDIEGRVRFLRDVCDGVVSAVGGGRTGIRLSPIGEVNGCDFPEPEKLFVAAARALEEVGVSWLEMREPGDSSSFVEAEHERVSPAMRKVFSGAMGLNSDLGADSGQALLDQGICDFIAFGRPFISNPDLVRRFREDAPLNDWDVKSFYSRGAEGYIDYPTLEEVEA; the protein is encoded by the coding sequence TTGCCCTCATTGTTCGATCCCGTCGCCATCGGTGACATCGACTGCCCCAACCGTATCGTCATGGCACCGCTCACGCGTGGCCGCGCCGACAAGGATGGCGTCCATTCCGACCTCGCGGTCGAATATTATCGCCAGCGCGCCTCGGCCGGGCTGATCATTACCGAAGCCACCGGTATCTCGCGCGAGGGGCTCGGCTGGCCGTACGCGCCCGGCCTATGGAGCGAAGCGCAGGTCGAGGGGTGGAAGCCGGTTACCGAGGCGGTGCACGAGGCGGGCGGCAGGATCGTCGCGCAGCTGTGGCACATGGGACGACTGGTCCATCCCGACCTTGGCGGCGGCCAACCCGTCTCGGCCTCCGCAACCGCGGGCCCGCACCGTCTACACACCTACGAGGGCAAGAAGGATCCGGTCGAGGCACGCGCGCTCTCGGTCGACGAGATTGCGCGCGTCGTCGAGGACTATGCCCACGCCGCGCGCAACGCGATGGCGGCCGGGTTCGACGGCGTGCAGATCCACGGCGCCAATGGCTATCTGATCGACCAGTTCCTGCGCGCCAACGAGCGCGACGACGAGTATGGCGGCGACATCGAAGGCCGCGTCCGCTTCCTGCGCGACGTCTGTGATGGCGTGGTTTCGGCCGTCGGGGGCGGACGCACCGGCATCCGCCTTTCACCCATCGGCGAGGTCAATGGCTGCGACTTTCCCGAGCCCGAGAAGCTCTTCGTTGCCGCCGCCAGAGCGCTCGAAGAGGTCGGCGTCAGCTGGCTCGAAATGCGCGAGCCGGGCGACAGCAGCAGCTTCGTCGAAGCCGAGCACGAGCGCGTCAGCCCGGCCATGCGCAAGGTCTTTTCGGGCGCGATGGGGCTCAATAGCGACCTCGGTGCCGACAGCGGGCAGGCCTTGCTCGACCAGGGCATTTGCGACTTCATCGCCTTTGGCCGGCCCTTCATCTCCAACCCCGACCTCGTCCGCCGCTTCCGTGAGGACGCGCCGCTCAACGATTGGGACGTGAAGAGCTTTTATAGTCGGGGCGCCGAAGGCTATATCGACTATCCGACCCTCGAAGAGGTGGAAGCATGA
- a CDS encoding SOUL family heme-binding protein: MTEKSGRDWKKWVIGGGLVAGIALVGGARFLMREKNTPEPDYADVMEEGDFAVRDYGSLWIAETIAVGDRRTAIKSGFKMLADYIFARSHDGDEVPMTVPVLQQLSGNETWTIGFVMPPDWARAELPDPPIGVKLDHAAARRVAIVRFDGKPEEVDFAEQEKRLAGWVEAQGLTPIGSAPLYAFYNSPAMPGPLRRNEIWLEVER, encoded by the coding sequence ATGACCGAGAAATCAGGCCGCGACTGGAAGAAATGGGTGATCGGCGGCGGGCTTGTCGCCGGGATCGCGCTGGTCGGCGGCGCGCGTTTCCTGATGCGCGAGAAGAACACGCCCGAGCCCGATTATGCCGACGTCATGGAGGAAGGCGACTTTGCCGTCCGCGACTATGGTAGCCTGTGGATCGCCGAGACCATCGCCGTCGGCGACCGACGCACCGCGATCAAGTCGGGCTTCAAGATGCTCGCCGACTATATCTTCGCGCGCAGCCATGACGGCGACGAGGTGCCGATGACGGTGCCCGTGCTCCAGCAGCTGTCGGGCAACGAGACCTGGACCATCGGCTTCGTCATGCCCCCCGACTGGGCGCGCGCCGAACTGCCCGACCCGCCGATCGGGGTGAAACTCGACCATGCCGCCGCACGCCGCGTCGCCATCGTCCGTTTCGACGGCAAGCCCGAAGAGGTTGATTTCGCGGAGCAGGAAAAGCGTCTCGCCGGGTGGGTCGAGGCCCAAGGACTCACGCCGATCGGCAGCGCGCCGCTCTACGCCTTCTACAACTCGCCCGCCATGCCGGGTCCGCTGCGCCGCAACGAGATCTGGCTCGAAGTCGAGCGCTAG
- the ribH gene encoding 6,7-dimethyl-8-ribityllumazine synthase, with product MAHVLIAEARFYDDLNDQLLDGVRAAIEEAGHSHETVTVPGALELPATVAMAAETGRYDAYVAVGVVIRGETYHFEIVAGESARGLLALTMDGLAIGNGILTVENRDQAEVRANPAKKDKGGEAAKAALALLALKEKFAA from the coding sequence ATGGCGCATGTCCTTATTGCCGAAGCGCGGTTCTACGATGACCTCAACGACCAGCTGCTCGACGGCGTGCGCGCCGCGATCGAGGAAGCGGGGCACAGCCATGAAACGGTGACCGTTCCGGGCGCGCTCGAGCTGCCCGCGACCGTGGCGATGGCGGCGGAGACCGGGCGCTACGACGCCTATGTCGCGGTCGGCGTGGTCATTCGCGGCGAGACCTATCATTTCGAAATCGTGGCGGGCGAAAGCGCGCGCGGGCTGCTCGCACTCACCATGGACGGGCTGGCGATCGGCAACGGCATCCTGACCGTCGAGAATCGCGATCAGGCCGAGGTTCGCGCCAATCCGGCGAAAAAGGACAAGGGCGGCGAAGCGGCCAAGGCCGCGCTTGCCCTGCTCGCACTCAAGGAAAAATTCGCGGCCTAG